The Candidatus Dormiibacterota bacterium genome includes the window TCGTGGCGGGCGGAGCCGAACTTGCGATACTTCTGGATTTCAAGCGCGCCGCCGGAAGTTACGGCGCACCGATGTTTGAAGGAGCGCGCGGGGAGAAATTTCGCACCCACACGCTGCTCGCCGGGATCGTGGCTCCGATGGCGCTCAATCTCATCGGCAGCGCGTTCCGCCTGCCCAAACCGCTCGATGCGGTGCGGGCCACCGCGGCGTCGATTCTGACGCTCTTCGGCGGATACGTTCTCCGCGAGACGCTGATCGAAGCCGGGAAAGCTTCCGCGGCCGACCCCCGAGCGGCATTCCGCCAGCCGCGATGATCGGCGACGCGCGACCGGGCAGAACCGTGCCGGTAACGCTCGATGCGTACCTCGGTAGCGAACGACACACGAAATTCGACGATGTCGTTACCGAGGAGCCGCTTGAATTGCGCTTATTGAGCGACGACGGGACGCAGACGCTCGCCGTCACGATGCGCACGCCCGGCCACGATTTCGAACTGGCGGCCGGTTTCGTCACGAACGAAGGCATCGTTCCGCTCGGCGAACGCATCGAACGCATCGGATACTGCGTCGATCCTTCTGTCGATGCCGAGCAGCGCTACAACATCGTCAACGTTCGCGTTCGCAGCGCAAGCGCGGACCTCTCGCGCTTCGAACGCCATTTTACGATGAACAGTTCGTGCGGCGTCTGCGGCAAGGCAAACCTCGAAGCGTTGCGCGACACGGGCATTCCGCCGGTTTCGTCCGATCTACGCGTGCCCGTTACGCTGCTCTACGAGTTGCCGGAGCGCATGCGA containing:
- the fdhD gene encoding formate dehydrogenase accessory sulfurtransferase FdhD: MPVTLDAYLGSERHTKFDDVVTEEPLELRLLSDDGTQTLAVTMRTPGHDFELAAGFVTNEGIVPLGERIERIGYCVDPSVDAEQRYNIVNVRVRSASADLSRFERHFTMNSSCGVCGKANLEALRDTGIPPVSSDLRVPVTLLYELPERMRKAQRVFSETGGLHAAALFDADGTLLVAREDIGRHNAVDKAIGWARIEGRLPLHSCVLLVSGRTSYEILQKAAVAGIPVVCSVSAPSSLAVDLARAFNITLAGFLRDGRVNIYSVPERITQ